TGCTGGGTTATGGGCGAGCAAAAACTCAGGCGGTTCTGGGGAAGGGTGCGAAAGACCAGCTACAACGGCTGCCGGAAGTGTTAAACCGCAGCCGGACCATCCATAAGCCGCCACCTGCCCACCGGGCGCAGGTGACCCAACGCGATCAAAAGCCGGTGGGGCCGCGGGTACGAGCACCCGGCGGCCCCACCGGCTCAGGACCTTACACTATCGGGTTGACTTGTACGCCTCGTAAGCTTCCAGATAAACTGAGGGATCAAAGAACCGCTCAGGGGGCACCCAGTCGGTAAACGCACCTAACCTCATGAAGACTTCCTCCACTTGGCCAATCCACTTCGCGGCACGACCGTCCCGGTACATCCCTGCCCATTCCTCATTGCGAAACACCTTTTCCTTTCGGAACCCGTCGAGCAGTTCTTCATAGTCCAGTTCGGGGTAAGCGGCCTGTTGGATGGTCTTCAGGCTGCGGTCCGTATCGTTGAGTAACAGTTCGTTGACTTCTAGCCAGGCCCGGGCCAGCTTCACGAGCGTTGGTCGCTCGCGCTCGTAGAAGCGGTTGCTCGCGACCCAACCTCCCGCGATGGCCGCGTCCGGGAAATAGTCACCGGCCTGGGTGAGCTTGCGGGCGGTGGGGCGGTTCTTCATGATGTAGAGATCGAAGGGCCACCATGTTGAGACGGCGTCGCTGGCACCGGCTATGAAAGCACTGACAGCAGCCGCCATATCCATGTTGATGACGTTCACGTCGGTGTACTTGACGCCGGCCTTTTGAAGAGCGATGTATAACAGAACATCGGCTGTCGTCCCACGCGTCGTGGTCACCTTTCTACCGTTCAGGTCACGCACGGAATAAATCCCGCTCTCGTCCTGGACGAAGATGACGGCCGTCCCGTGCTCCAGGTTATTCAACAGGAACACTTTTCCTACACCGCGGGAAGGGAAATTCGATATCACCGCTCCCATGATGCCCACGTCGATGCTGCCGCCAGCTAACGCCTGCATCAGCGGAACTCCGGAATTGAAGCGCGTCAGCTCTAGCTGAAGTCCATACTTCTCGAAAACACCGCGCTCAATGCCTAGCCAGAGGTGGCTGTCAACGGCGAGTGTGTGCAGATAACCGATACGGATTTTCGTCGCAGCAGCTCCGGCTCCCTCGGAACCTGTCATCAACATGGCGGACAGGACCAGCATCATCATAAACGACCGAATTCGATGCATGGTATTCGCGTCGTTACTGCCCGTCCGCTTGGGCAGCAACTACGCCTTCATCCCCCTTCCATGGCGTGCGTGTATTCCCGACGAACGAGCGACTCGACCTCTTCACGAATTG
The sequence above is a segment of the Bacillota bacterium genome. Coding sequences within it:
- a CDS encoding ABC transporter substrate-binding protein, which translates into the protein MLPKRTGSNDANTMHRIRSFMMMLVLSAMLMTGSEGAGAAATKIRIGYLHTLAVDSHLWLGIERGVFEKYGLQLELTRFNSGVPLMQALAGGSIDVGIMGAVISNFPSRGVGKVFLLNNLEHGTAVIFVQDESGIYSVRDLNGRKVTTTRGTTADVLLYIALQKAGVKYTDVNVINMDMAAAVSAFIAGASDAVSTWWPFDLYIMKNRPTARKLTQAGDYFPDAAIAGGWVASNRFYERERPTLVKLARAWLEVNELLLNDTDRSLKTIQQAAYPELDYEELLDGFRKEKVFRNEEWAGMYRDGRAAKWIGQVEEVFMRLGAFTDWVPPERFFDPSVYLEAYEAYKSTR